From Solibacillus isronensis, the proteins below share one genomic window:
- a CDS encoding GlpM family protein has translation MFYVIQFILGGTVMLLASWLSKSNLHFLSGIITLLPILTLLNMRLQMKNMTEDTFHIVQQNAIFGAVGMVLFTVLVFYLSGLWKPSYAILGALSVYIVFMVAGRPVLALLNA, from the coding sequence GTGTTTTATGTCATTCAGTTTATTCTTGGTGGTACAGTTATGCTGTTGGCTTCTTGGTTAAGCAAATCGAATCTGCACTTTTTGTCCGGTATTATAACATTGCTTCCGATCTTAACGTTGCTCAATATGCGATTGCAAATGAAAAATATGACGGAAGACACTTTTCATATTGTCCAGCAAAACGCCATTTTTGGTGCTGTCGGCATGGTGTTATTTACTGTACTTGTTTTTTATTTGTCGGGCTTATGGAAGCCTAGTTATGCTATTTTAGGAGCACTTTCGGTTTACATCGTTTTCATGGTTGCCGGAAGACCTGTGCTAGCGTTATTAAACGCTTAG
- a CDS encoding helix-turn-helix domain-containing protein — translation MRRIQTNDLIKYFANTSIQYTDLFVTSLDPNVHDHNRNTAPCLNGLVITLSGSADFSLNGEVYAIHKGVILHAGPNMAIDIKVTSKEPWHYTVLHYEMLNRPFSMDIGHFEIATGHHHKLDYLVHQLIYFEKIPGDMNRLKCKSLFLQLVEFIVICAKMQTSNNVVDQAITFITEHYNLPITIAEIAEEVGCDRRRFAYLFDKQIGMSPIQFLTEIRLKQSRELLRTTSIPIKEIAELIGYQDAFYFCRVFKKQYHMTPTNFRKQYLTV, via the coding sequence GTGAGGAGAATTCAAACGAACGATTTAATAAAATATTTTGCCAACACATCGATTCAATATACTGATTTATTTGTAACTAGTTTAGATCCTAATGTACATGATCACAATCGTAATACAGCCCCATGTTTAAATGGACTCGTTATTACTCTGTCGGGTAGTGCAGATTTTTCACTGAATGGGGAAGTATACGCTATACATAAAGGGGTAATCCTCCATGCCGGACCTAATATGGCGATTGATATTAAAGTTACAAGTAAGGAACCATGGCATTATACGGTACTGCATTATGAAATGTTAAACCGTCCTTTTTCAATGGATATAGGCCATTTTGAAATCGCTACTGGTCATCATCATAAATTGGATTATTTAGTCCATCAATTAATCTATTTCGAAAAAATACCGGGCGATATGAACCGGCTGAAATGTAAGTCTCTGTTTTTGCAGTTGGTGGAATTTATTGTTATTTGCGCAAAAATGCAAACTTCAAACAATGTAGTGGACCAGGCGATTACATTTATAACCGAACATTATAATTTACCTATAACAATAGCAGAGATCGCGGAGGAGGTAGGGTGTGATCGTCGAAGATTTGCCTATTTGTTTGATAAGCAAATAGGCATGTCACCAATTCAATTTTTAACGGAGATCCGATTAAAACAATCCCGGGAATTGCTGCGTACCACATCAATTCCGATTAAGGAGATTGCTGAACTAATCGGTTACCAAGATGCATTCTACTTTTGCCGAGTTTTTAAAAAGCAATATCACATGACACCGACAAATTTCCGTAAGCAATATTTAACTGTTTAA
- a CDS encoding ABC transporter substrate-binding protein → MKKYRTLISAGAIALMLAACNADKEVDSSSAAESENKTAQVSNEEKPVVDEATEQKIFYLGSDYKVSDNVETIITASLEAMEDAAVLGVKPAGVISTDGTSIPKYLEADLAGATVVGSKKEPSTEAMLSLNPDVIIGTSKWDEAQMSNYNKIATTFPYSHISTNWKENLLLFGQLAGKESEAQKALDDYDKQLASTKESISNSELKNKKVVIIRVRGSLSVYPAGVYLNPSIYEDFGFSVPEELNSIEAQTTITYETLAEWNPDMIFLQFADDENKDTPELLQEILDNPIFNSTTAAKTNNVHVNLIDAMAQGGTAWSKINFLKAFNENVFK, encoded by the coding sequence ATGAAAAAATATCGTACATTAATCAGTGCAGGGGCAATTGCATTAATGCTTGCTGCATGCAATGCGGATAAAGAGGTGGATTCGTCATCTGCAGCTGAATCAGAAAATAAGACAGCACAAGTTTCAAATGAAGAAAAACCTGTTGTAGATGAAGCAACAGAACAAAAAATATTTTATTTAGGAAGCGACTACAAAGTATCTGATAATGTGGAAACAATTATTACAGCAAGTCTGGAAGCGATGGAAGATGCTGCAGTACTCGGTGTAAAGCCTGCAGGTGTTATTTCTACTGATGGCACGTCAATTCCTAAATACTTGGAGGCGGATTTGGCAGGAGCAACTGTTGTCGGGTCCAAAAAAGAACCGAGTACAGAGGCCATGCTTTCTTTAAACCCTGATGTAATTATAGGAACGAGCAAATGGGATGAAGCACAAATGTCGAATTACAACAAAATAGCAACGACATTCCCTTATTCTCATATTTCTACAAACTGGAAAGAAAATTTATTATTATTTGGCCAATTAGCCGGCAAAGAATCAGAAGCACAGAAAGCACTGGATGACTATGATAAGCAATTAGCCAGTACGAAAGAATCGATTTCCAACAGTGAGCTGAAAAATAAAAAGGTTGTTATCATCCGTGTACGTGGCAGTTTGTCGGTCTATCCAGCAGGAGTATATTTAAACCCTTCTATTTATGAAGATTTTGGCTTTTCAGTGCCGGAAGAATTGAATTCAATTGAAGCACAAACAACGATTACATATGAAACATTGGCAGAGTGGAACCCGGATATGATTTTCCTTCAATTTGCTGATGATGAAAATAAGGATACTCCTGAGTTATTACAAGAGATTTTAGATAATCCCATATTTAACAGTACAACTGCTGCTAAAACAAATAATGTACATGTTAATCTTATAGATGCAATGGCACAGGGAGGAACAGCTTGGTCAAAAATTAACTTCCTGAAAGCATTTAATGAAAACGTATTTAAATAA
- a CDS encoding FecCD family ABC transporter permease has product MNFSYRHFILFSTIMPVLIVVVTIMSISMGTKSISLETINDAFIRYDKENIDHQIIWSGRLPRALAVLCVGAFLATAGAIMQGITRNFLASPSIMGVTDGSAFFITMAFVFLPGISSFNLVLLSMLGSLFGGALVFGFASIIKNGLSPVRLAIIGTVIGTFISSIGTAIAMYHQISQTITMWYNSKVHMLEMELIYLCVPIGMIGLILALSLARAVTITALGEDVAVGLGQNTRIVKVLSMLAVAILTGTAVALVGKIAFVGLVVPHIVRMLVGVDYRVIIPCSAVMGAFFLAGCDLLSRYINFPFETPIGVVTALIGVPFFLYLIRRKGGEKYAA; this is encoded by the coding sequence TTGAATTTTTCATACCGGCATTTCATTTTATTTTCAACAATAATGCCTGTTCTGATTGTTGTTGTGACAATCATGTCGATTTCGATGGGTACAAAATCAATCTCTCTTGAAACTATTAATGATGCATTTATCCGTTACGACAAAGAAAATATAGATCACCAAATCATATGGTCTGGTCGGTTACCAAGAGCGCTCGCTGTTTTATGTGTCGGTGCATTTTTAGCAACAGCAGGTGCAATTATGCAAGGGATTACACGAAATTTTCTTGCGTCTCCATCAATTATGGGCGTAACGGACGGCTCAGCTTTTTTCATTACGATGGCCTTTGTTTTCTTGCCAGGGATTTCAAGTTTTAATTTAGTCCTCCTTTCTATGCTAGGTTCACTTTTTGGCGGTGCACTTGTATTTGGTTTCGCATCCATAATTAAAAACGGGCTATCTCCAGTTCGACTGGCAATTATCGGTACGGTAATCGGTACATTTATAAGCAGCATCGGAACTGCAATTGCGATGTATCATCAAATTTCACAAACGATTACAATGTGGTATAACTCGAAAGTACATATGTTAGAAATGGAATTAATCTATTTATGTGTTCCAATTGGAATGATCGGACTAATACTGGCACTTTCATTGGCGCGCGCTGTGACAATTACAGCACTTGGCGAAGATGTTGCGGTCGGATTGGGGCAGAACACAAGAATAGTAAAGGTATTGAGTATGTTAGCTGTTGCTATTTTGACGGGTACTGCTGTAGCTCTTGTTGGAAAAATTGCTTTTGTAGGATTAGTCGTACCTCATATTGTAAGAATGCTTGTGGGCGTCGACTATCGTGTAATCATTCCTTGTTCGGCTGTTATGGGTGCCTTTTTCCTTGCAGGCTGTGACCTCTTAAGCCGGTACATCAATTTTCCATTTGAAACACCGATTGGAGTAGTAACGGCATTAATCGGGGTACCGTTTTTCTTATATTTAATACGACGTAAAGGCGGGGAAAAATATGCCGCTTAA
- a CDS encoding FecCD family ABC transporter permease, whose product MPLNKTKWLFIMGTLFFTLLFAMYIHLTSGVFTMTTPEVFKTLLRIDSTEQFDLVIFDFRLPRIITAALVGMGLAMAGVVLQGITKNALADPGIIGINAGAGCAIVIFMFFFNMELINVEINSLVKILIVPIFGFVGGAIAAAIILVISYKHGRMDMQRLILTGIAINTGFSAVTLFWSLKMDEGDYQAAAIWMNGSIYNSNWYFVNAMLPWLIILGVYIYRKTYLLDYFQLEEETVTSLGISIEKEKIKLMLASVGLVSACVSVSGSIGFIGLMAPHIARQLVGIHHRYMMPVSLFIGAVLLVFSDYVAKTVFSPVELSVGIVVSLVGIPYFLYLLVKSKG is encoded by the coding sequence ATGCCGCTTAATAAAACAAAATGGCTGTTTATAATGGGCACACTGTTTTTTACGCTTTTATTTGCAATGTATATCCATTTAACAAGTGGCGTGTTCACGATGACGACACCTGAAGTATTTAAAACTTTACTGAGGATTGATTCAACAGAACAATTTGATTTAGTCATTTTTGATTTTAGGCTGCCTAGAATCATTACGGCTGCACTTGTAGGTATGGGCCTTGCGATGGCTGGCGTTGTACTTCAGGGAATTACAAAAAATGCGCTTGCTGATCCGGGAATTATCGGAATTAACGCCGGTGCTGGCTGTGCAATTGTTATTTTCATGTTTTTCTTCAATATGGAACTTATTAATGTGGAAATAAACAGCCTTGTAAAAATATTAATAGTTCCGATTTTTGGTTTTGTAGGAGGAGCAATAGCTGCAGCAATAATATTGGTCATTTCATATAAACATGGACGAATGGATATGCAAAGGCTGATTTTAACAGGGATTGCCATAAACACCGGCTTTAGTGCAGTTACTTTATTCTGGTCACTGAAAATGGATGAAGGGGATTATCAGGCCGCTGCTATTTGGATGAATGGCTCGATCTATAATTCCAACTGGTATTTTGTCAATGCAATGCTCCCATGGCTGATTATTTTAGGTGTTTATATTTACCGGAAAACCTATTTGCTCGACTATTTTCAATTGGAGGAAGAGACGGTAACTAGTCTTGGAATTAGTATTGAGAAAGAAAAAATTAAACTAATGCTTGCAAGTGTCGGACTTGTCAGTGCCTGTGTTTCAGTTTCGGGAAGCATAGGGTTCATTGGTTTAATGGCACCGCATATCGCAAGACAGCTAGTCGGAATTCATCATCGCTATATGATGCCGGTAAGTCTTTTTATAGGGGCTGTATTGCTTGTGTTTTCAGACTATGTAGCAAAAACGGTCTTTTCACCTGTAGAGCTCTCGGTTGGGATAGTCGTATCACTTGTCGGGATTCCGTATTTTCTGTATTTACTTGTAAAATCGAAAGGGTGA
- a CDS encoding ABC transporter ATP-binding protein, translating to MYAFEVESLTTGYENSRIIENLNVSIQTGKITTIIGPNGCGKSTLLKTIGRILKKECGEIFLQDENMNKMSTKEIAKKLALLVQSPAAPGQLKVHELISYGRYPHRKNVGRLTKEDNEKINWAMEVTNTLEFQNREIAALSGGQRQRVWLAMALAQETDILLLDEPTTYLDMAHQLEVLEIVQQLNRTFGCTIIMVLHDLNHAARFSDELIAMKKGEVLHTGTPVQIMKADILKNVFQIDAKIMVDHEHQVPVCFSYNLMK from the coding sequence TTGTATGCATTTGAAGTTGAAAGTTTAACGACAGGTTATGAGAATTCAAGAATTATCGAAAATTTAAATGTGAGCATTCAAACAGGTAAGATTACGACGATTATCGGACCAAATGGCTGCGGTAAATCTACTTTATTAAAAACAATCGGCCGTATATTAAAAAAGGAATGTGGCGAAATTTTTCTGCAGGATGAAAACATGAATAAGATGTCTACTAAGGAAATCGCAAAAAAGCTGGCATTACTCGTACAGTCTCCGGCAGCACCAGGACAGTTGAAAGTACATGAGCTTATTTCGTATGGACGCTATCCTCACCGGAAAAATGTTGGACGACTTACGAAAGAAGACAACGAAAAAATCAATTGGGCGATGGAGGTCACAAATACTTTGGAATTCCAAAATCGGGAAATCGCAGCACTTTCAGGTGGGCAACGGCAGCGTGTGTGGCTGGCGATGGCTTTGGCGCAAGAGACCGATATTTTATTGTTGGACGAACCGACGACATACTTGGATATGGCACATCAACTGGAAGTGCTTGAAATAGTTCAGCAACTCAATAGAACGTTTGGCTGTACGATAATTATGGTGCTCCATGATTTGAATCATGCTGCAAGATTTTCAGATGAACTGATCGCGATGAAAAAGGGGGAAGTGCTTCATACAGGCACACCCGTACAAATAATGAAAGCCGACATATTAAAAAATGTATTCCAGATTGATGCTAAGATTATGGTTGATCATGAACATCAGGTACCCGTCTGTTTTTCATATAATTTAATGAAATAG
- a CDS encoding alpha/beta hydrolase: protein MQSKYNGYSYILDIYVPNEIPPAEGFPLIIVLDGTRYSKLMYETMAMQLRNRKKTLVDPAIIVGIGHDDKDITKQRFYDFTAPAVHYHFPVRRGKVMQELPAGGAVQFLDFILQQIVPMLQEKYAVDDQKISLYGHSLGGLFVLWSYLIYPDSFYKYVALSPSIWWNNHELFRTIRQVENPIEAPIFIGVGGKEGDMVDDAQKFVAMASEKWINFEFYIAESENHASVIPTTMSRVLRFLKSDD from the coding sequence ATGCAATCAAAGTACAATGGCTATTCTTATATTTTGGACATTTACGTACCGAATGAAATACCTCCCGCAGAAGGGTTTCCGTTAATCATCGTGTTGGATGGAACACGCTACAGTAAACTGATGTACGAAACAATGGCAATGCAGTTGCGAAACAGGAAAAAAACATTAGTTGATCCTGCAATTATTGTTGGTATCGGCCATGATGATAAGGATATTACAAAACAGCGATTTTATGATTTCACGGCACCGGCAGTTCATTATCATTTTCCTGTTCGCAGGGGGAAAGTGATGCAGGAGCTTCCGGCTGGAGGAGCAGTACAATTTTTGGATTTTATTTTGCAGCAAATTGTACCGATGCTTCAAGAAAAATATGCAGTTGACGATCAGAAAATATCGCTGTATGGACACTCGTTAGGCGGATTATTTGTCTTGTGGAGTTATTTAATTTATCCGGACAGCTTTTATAAATATGTAGCTTTAAGTCCATCGATTTGGTGGAATAATCATGAGCTTTTTCGGACAATTCGACAAGTGGAAAATCCTATTGAAGCACCTATATTCATAGGAGTCGGAGGTAAAGAGGGCGATATGGTTGATGATGCGCAGAAATTTGTTGCAATGGCTTCTGAGAAATGGATTAACTTTGAATTTTATATAGCAGAAAGCGAAAATCACGCATCTGTCATTCCAACTACGATGAGCCGGGTTTTGCGATTTTTAAAATCAGATGATTAA
- a CDS encoding translation initiation factor 2: protein MLNSTRNSDLLKLSSIFALIGLLLIFFNGRIANSLSSIWIQSLGGMSDTNEYIFIKTSYANASLVVGGILLSIGLVAMLFSWYQLRS, encoded by the coding sequence ATGTTAAATTCGACAAGAAATTCGGATTTGCTTAAATTAAGCAGTATATTTGCGCTCATTGGACTACTATTAATTTTTTTTAACGGACGAATTGCCAATTCACTTAGCTCTATTTGGATACAATCTCTTGGTGGTATGTCAGATACGAATGAATACATATTTATTAAAACAAGCTATGCCAATGCATCTCTTGTTGTCGGCGGGATATTGTTGAGCATCGGTTTAGTCGCAATGCTATTCAGCTGGTATCAGCTTAGAAGCTAA
- a CDS encoding HAD hydrolase-like protein, with protein MQTAIIFDMDGTLFQTNLILEPALERTFEYLRQNNLWSGAAPIEQYRKIMGVPLEVVWKTLCPDHSDKIREKSNHFFQASLIEEIRQGNGALYENVLPSLQSLSESYPLFIASNGETAYLRAIMSTYNLERWIKGCYSIDIIPSKNKSQLVERIIKEQNIVSGFVVGDRASDINAAIDNNLIAIAVNFDFAQLAEIKKAHHIAEQFPQIIDIMNTYRIRSVGG; from the coding sequence ATGCAAACAGCAATTATATTTGATATGGATGGCACTTTATTTCAAACAAATCTTATTTTAGAGCCGGCGCTCGAGCGTACATTTGAGTATTTACGTCAAAATAATCTTTGGTCAGGTGCTGCTCCTATCGAGCAATACCGAAAAATAATGGGTGTACCGCTTGAAGTCGTTTGGAAGACGTTGTGTCCCGATCATTCCGATAAAATTCGTGAAAAGAGCAATCATTTTTTTCAGGCATCACTTATTGAAGAAATCCGACAAGGTAACGGTGCCCTTTACGAAAACGTATTGCCGTCACTTCAATCGTTAAGTGAATCTTACCCATTATTTATTGCCAGTAATGGCGAAACGGCTTATTTACGAGCAATTATGTCTACATATAATTTAGAACGTTGGATAAAGGGATGCTACAGTATTGATATAATTCCATCAAAAAATAAATCTCAACTTGTAGAACGAATAATAAAGGAACAGAATATAGTCAGCGGTTTTGTCGTTGGTGACCGCGCATCCGATATTAACGCAGCGATTGATAACAATTTAATAGCCATTGCAGTGAACTTTGATTTTGCCCAGCTTGCAGAAATAAAAAAAGCCCATCATATCGCTGAACAATTTCCTCAAATAATCGACATTATGAACACCTATCGAATACGTTCAGTGGGGGGATAA
- a CDS encoding DUF5412 family protein yields the protein MRNFWSAITIFSLCLAFIGVCFYLMSTTLWTFSYTTLIVVALLFVLIIYALRQEYKQLSRLKKVVAFFVNTISILFASFIILFFSLKIVVYSFGGTEHLFTSYSPNMDYSLDFYAFDAGAMGSFGIRGELDGPFGFKKQVYYERHAEKANIQWLTNEIVVINGHEINLKNGESFGYKINTR from the coding sequence TTGCGGAATTTTTGGTCTGCCATTACGATCTTCAGTCTATGTCTTGCCTTTATCGGGGTTTGCTTTTATTTGATGAGTACAACATTATGGACGTTTTCCTATACAACACTTATTGTTGTTGCCCTTCTTTTTGTGCTCATTATATATGCACTACGGCAGGAATATAAACAATTGTCACGCTTAAAGAAAGTGGTTGCGTTTTTCGTAAATACTATCTCCATTTTATTTGCATCGTTTATTATTTTATTTTTCTCTTTAAAAATCGTTGTCTATTCATTTGGCGGGACTGAACATCTGTTTACATCCTATTCACCGAATATGGACTATTCATTGGATTTTTATGCTTTCGATGCAGGAGCAATGGGATCATTTGGTATCCGTGGAGAACTTGATGGTCCTTTTGGATTTAAGAAACAGGTTTATTATGAAAGACATGCCGAAAAAGCGAATATTCAATGGCTGACCAATGAGATTGTCGTTATTAATGGACACGAAATCAATTTAAAAAACGGAGAATCATTCGGCTATAAAATTAATACGAGGTGA